The Deltaproteobacteria bacterium DNA window CAAGGAGAAGATAGCGTCGATCCACCACAGGGACCGGATCCGCTCGATCGTCCCGTACCTGCTGACCACGGCGGACGCTTCCGGCAAGAACCTCGTCTGGATGGGCATTCCCTCCGCCGAAATGGCGGACGCCCGGCCGTGGTGGAAGATCGACGGTTCCCCGATCCGGAAGCGGGGAGAAGTGCTCCTCGGCGCCGATGCCGCCGCGGTTCTCGACAAAGGGCCCGGTGGAATCGTGACGACAGGGAACCGGCTGTTCCACGTCGTGGGGGTGCTCCGTTCCACGGGAGAGAAGGAAGACGGGATGATCATCGCCGACATCGCGGACGTGCAGGCGCTGTCGAAGGTTCCCGGGGGGGTGACCTTCTTCGAGGTCGCGGCGCTGTGCAAGGATTGCCCCGTGGAGGACATCGTCGCGCAGATCGGCCAGGCCCTGCCGGGCGCGAGGGTGTCGGCCATCCGGCAGGTGGTCGAGAGCCGAAAGGCCGCGGTCGACCAGCTCCGGCGCCTCGGGTTCGGCGTCTCCGCGATCGTCCTCCTGATCGGGGGGCTCATGGTGCTGGTGACGGTGATGGGCGGGGTGCAGGAGCGGACGGGCGAGATCGGCGTCCTTCGGGCGGTGGGGTTCCGCCGCCGTGCGATCCTCTCCCTGCTGTTCTGGGAAACCGGCTGGGTGTCGCTCTTCTCCTCCGTCCTCGGGGCGGGGGCCGGCATCGCGGCGGCGTACGCGGCCTCCCCCGCGTTCGGGATCGAGCACCCGGCGGTCGTCCTCGCCCCGGCGGCGTACGGCGCCGTCGCCGGGCTGGTCCTGGGGCTGATCGGCGCCGTCCCGCCTGCGCGCCGGGCGGCTGCCCTTTCGCCGACGGAGGCGATCCGCACGCTATGACGGAAAACGCGCGAAATACGGGCACTGGAGAAACGATGGAACCGATCATTCGGCTTACGGACGTATCGATGGTCTACGGGGTGAACGGCACCCGGGCGACGGCGCTGGCCGGAGTCTCCTTCGAAGTCCGGCCGGGGGAATACGTGGTCATCACGGGGGAGTCGGGCGCCGGGAAGAGCACGCTGCTCACGGTCCTCGGCGGCCTGCAGCTCCCCACGGGCGGGACGGTGCGGGTCGGGGGCGCGGATCTCTCCCGCCTCGCCGCGGACGCCCTCGCCGACTTCCGCCGGGAGACGATCGGGTTCGTCTTCCAGGCGTACCACCTCCTTCCGTACCTGACCGCGCGGGAGAACGTGATGGTTCCCATGTCGCCCGATCGGACCGCGCCGAGAGAGAAGGGGGCGCGGGCCGACGCGCTGCTTGCGGCCGTGGGGCTCTCGGGGAAGGAGGACCGCCTCCCGTCGCAGCTCTCCGGGGGGGAGTGCCAGCGGGTGGCCATCGCCCGGGCGCTGTCCCACGATCCTCCCGTCCTTCTGGCGGACGAGCCGACGGGGAACCTCGACAGCGCGACGGGGGAGCAGATCCTCGACCTGTTCTCGGAACTCTCGGGCCGGGGGAAGACGGTGCTCATGGTCACGCACAACAAGGCGATCCTCGACCGCGCGTCGCGCTCCATCCGGCTTCGCGACGGGTACGTCGAGGAGGACCGCGTCCTGTTCGCGGCGCCGCGGCTCGCGCCGGGCGGGAACAGGGAAGGGAGGGGGCGATGAGCGGGGAAGACGGTCTGCAGGGCGTGCCGGGAAAGCCGGCGGAAAATGCCGTCCCGGCGCCGGTCCGGGCGGGAGCTTCCTGGAGGGCGTGGGTGGTGGCCATCGTCGTGGCCGTCGTGCTGTCCGTCACGGCGACGCTCATGCTGGGCGGCTCCGGCGCGTTCCGGCAGGATTCGGCGGGATCGGGGGCCGGATCGGGCGGATGCGGCGGCGCCTGTTGTCCGCCCGGAGGGAAATGATCCGGAGGGAAACCTTTCGGAATGGTTGCCGTTAGCGATCGACCGCTTTAGTTGGATCGGGAGAAAGTTTGGATGTATACAGTACGTGACATGGCGCGACGAGGACGGATTTTCCCGAAAGGAAACGCCGGAATGGACGGAAACGCAAAGCGCGAGGGCCGGTCCCCGGCGAGATGGAGCTTTAAAATCCTCCTCCTGGCGGCTATGGCTGCTGCGTCGAACGTACCGGCTCCGCTGTTCGCGGCGGAAACCGTACGCCCGGTGAATTACTACGTGGATGCGGCTCTGGCGAACTACCCGTCGCTGGCGTCGATGCGGCAGCGGATCACGATGAAGCGGAACGAGGCGATCCGCGCGGGGGCGCTGGACGATCCGAAGGGGTGGGTCGCGATCACCAACGTGCCGATCCGGACCCTGTCGTTCCGCGAAGAGGAGATGACGGGGAAGGAGATCGGCTTCTCCCAGATGATTCCATACCCGGGGAAGCGGGAACACGCGGTCCGGATCGTCGGGAAGGAGGCGGAGCAGGCGGAATACGATCTGGCGGAGATGCGGAACATGCTCCGCGCGGATGTCAAGATGGCGTACGCGGAGCTGTCCACTTCCCGCGCGCAGACGGAAGTGGTGCGGCAGGTTCGCTCCGTCCTCGATCAGATCGTGCAGGTGTCCACGGAGATGTTCTCGGTAGGGAAGGGGAGGCAACCGGACGTCCTGCGGGGGCAGGTGGAGTTCCAGAAGATGCGGGAGATGCTCCTGATGCTGGAGAATCGGGAGAAGGTCCTCTCGATCCGCCTCAACACCCTCGCGGCGCTCCCGCCGGACGAACCGGTTCCGGCGCTGGACAACCTCGCGGAGCTCTCCCTGGACTACAACCCTTCCGATCTTCGCGCGATCTACGCCGCGGAACGGCCTGCGCGGCAGGCGATCCAGGCCCGGATCGAAAAGGGGAAACTGGCGGTCGTCCACGCGGAGCACGAGTACAAGCCCGATTTCGAGGTCTCAACCTCCTACATGCAGCGGGACAAGATGCCCGACGGGACGAAGCGTCCCGACATGTTCTCCGCGATGGTGTCCATGACGCTCCCCGTCTGGAAGAAGGAGAAGATCGAGCCGGGGATCCGCGCCATGGCGGCCGAGCGGGACATGGCGGTCCGGGACGGGGAAACGCTGGACGCCGAGGCGGCCAACGCGATCGGCGGCTCGCTGGCGTCCATGGAGAATTTCGCGGCGGTGGCGAAGCTGTACCGGACGACGCTGATCCCCCAGGCGGAGCAGTCGGTCCGGTCCAACCTCGAAGCGTACCAGGTGGGGAAGATCGACTTCCCGATGCTCATGGATTCCCTGATGGCGACGCTCAATTATCGCAAGGAGTACCTGGGGATGGTCGGCGAGCTGCACATGACGAAAGCGCGGCTGGAGGCGGCGGTGGGCAGGGAACTCTATGGAGGGGGACGATGAGCGACGAAAAGAAGGAAGGGATCCCGCAGGAAACCGGGGAGAGCCCGGCGGACGGAGCTTCGACCGGCGCACCGGGGTCCGGGGGTGGGAGGAAGTCCCGGTTCTTCCCCGTCCTCTCCGCCGTGCTGGCGCTCCTTCTCGCCGGGGTCGTCGCGTTCTACAACGTCCCGGCTTTCCACGCCCTCCTCCATCCCCACCCGGAGGGGGACAACACCGCGAAGGCCGCCGACAAGTACACGTGCGGCATGCACCCGTTCATCATCTCGGACAAGCCGGGAACCTGCCCGATCTGCGGGATGGCGTTGACGAAAATCGAGGGGACGCAGGCTCCCGGCGGGCCGGCCGCCGCCGCGCCGTCCGGCGGACCCCGGAAGATCCTCTTCTACCGCAACCCGATGAACCCGAACGTCACGTCGAAGACGCCGGCCAAGGACGAGATGGGGATGGATTACGTCCCCGTGTACGAGGACGAGACGAAGGGGGGCGGAGGGGGCGGAAACCTCCCCGAAGGGTACGCCGCCGTCCAGGTGGGGATGGAACGGGTGCGGGTGTCCGGAATACAGACCGTGGCCGCGGCGCGCGAGGCGATCAGCCACCCGGTCCGCGCCGTGGGGGTGGTCGTGGCCGACGAGACGCGCGTCCGGCGCGTCCAGGCGAAGATCGAGGGGTGGATCGAGAAGCTCCACACGAATTTCACCGGGCAGCTCGTGACGAAGGGTGAACCGCTCCTCGAAATCTACTCTCCGGACCTCGTGGCGGCGCAGCGGGAATACCTGTTGTCCAGGACGGGAGCGGACCGGATGAAGGAGAGCCCGTACGGGGACGCCCGGGAGATGTCTTCGGGTCTTGCCCAGGCGGCCCGGACCCGACTCAAGCTGTTCGACGTGCCGGACGGCTTCATCGAGGAACTGGAGCGGACGGGGAACGTGCGGCGCACCGTGACGCTGAATGCGCCGGTGTCGGGCCACGTGACGGGGAAGGAGATCTTCGAGGGGTCGCGCGTCATGCCGGGGATGGACCTGCTCACCGTGACCGACCTCTCCCGCGTCTGGATCGACGCCGACCTCTACGAATACGAGGCGCAGTCGGTGCGCGTGGGGCAATCGGCCCTCCTCGAAACGGCGGCCGACCCGGGAACGAAGCGAAAAGGGCGGGTCGCCTTCATTTATCCCACGTTTTCGCCCGAGACCCGGACGCTCAAGGTGCGGTTCGAGTTCCCCAATCCCGGCCTCCGTCTCAAGCCGCAGATGTACGCCAACGTCTCGCTCGACCTCCACAGCGTGACCGGCGTCGTCATCCCCGACTCGGCGCTGATCGAGACCGGCGTCCGCCAGATCGCGTTCGTGGACCTGGGCGACGGAAATTTCGAGCCGCGCGAAGTGAAGGTGGGCGTCCGGGGGAACGGGAAGGCGCAGGTGCTCTCCGGCGTGAAGGCGGGCGAGAAGGTCGCGGTGGGCGCCAACTTCCTGCTCGACTCCGAGTCGAAGCTGCGGGCGGCGCTCACGAAGAT harbors:
- a CDS encoding ABC transporter permease, with protein sequence KEKIASIHHRDRIRSIVPYLLTTADASGKNLVWMGIPSAEMADARPWWKIDGSPIRKRGEVLLGADAAAVLDKGPGGIVTTGNRLFHVVGVLRSTGEKEDGMIIADIADVQALSKVPGGVTFFEVAALCKDCPVEDIVAQIGQALPGARVSAIRQVVESRKAAVDQLRRLGFGVSAIVLLIGGLMVLVTVMGGVQERTGEIGVLRAVGFRRRAILSLLFWETGWVSLFSSVLGAGAGIAAAYAASPAFGIEHPAVVLAPAAYGAVAGLVLGLIGAVPPARRAAALSPTEAIRTL
- a CDS encoding TolC family protein, which encodes MNYYVDAALANYPSLASMRQRITMKRNEAIRAGALDDPKGWVAITNVPIRTLSFREEEMTGKEIGFSQMIPYPGKREHAVRIVGKEAEQAEYDLAEMRNMLRADVKMAYAELSTSRAQTEVVRQVRSVLDQIVQVSTEMFSVGKGRQPDVLRGQVEFQKMREMLLMLENREKVLSIRLNTLAALPPDEPVPALDNLAELSLDYNPSDLRAIYAAERPARQAIQARIEKGKLAVVHAEHEYKPDFEVSTSYMQRDKMPDGTKRPDMFSAMVSMTLPVWKKEKIEPGIRAMAAERDMAVRDGETLDAEAANAIGGSLASMENFAAVAKLYRTTLIPQAEQSVRSNLEAYQVGKIDFPMLMDSLMATLNYRKEYLGMVGELHMTKARLEAAVGRELYGGGR
- a CDS encoding efflux RND transporter periplasmic adaptor subunit, producing the protein MSDEKKEGIPQETGESPADGASTGAPGSGGGRKSRFFPVLSAVLALLLAGVVAFYNVPAFHALLHPHPEGDNTAKAADKYTCGMHPFIISDKPGTCPICGMALTKIEGTQAPGGPAAAAPSGGPRKILFYRNPMNPNVTSKTPAKDEMGMDYVPVYEDETKGGGGGGNLPEGYAAVQVGMERVRVSGIQTVAAAREAISHPVRAVGVVVADETRVRRVQAKIEGWIEKLHTNFTGQLVTKGEPLLEIYSPDLVAAQREYLLSRTGADRMKESPYGDAREMSSGLAQAARTRLKLFDVPDGFIEELERTGNVRRTVTLNAPVSGHVTGKEIFEGSRVMPGMDLLTVTDLSRVWIDADLYEYEAQSVRVGQSALLETAADPGTKRKGRVAFIYPTFSPETRTLKVRFEFPNPGLRLKPQMYANVSLDLHSVTGVVIPDSALIETGVRQIAFVDLGDGNFEPREVKVGVRGNGKAQVLSGVKAGEKVAVGANFLLDSESKLRAALTKMTGGPSAPSQPQPQSTPQPPPQGQGGHAGHGGGR
- a CDS encoding ABC transporter ATP-binding protein; its protein translation is MEPIIRLTDVSMVYGVNGTRATALAGVSFEVRPGEYVVITGESGAGKSTLLTVLGGLQLPTGGTVRVGGADLSRLAADALADFRRETIGFVFQAYHLLPYLTARENVMVPMSPDRTAPREKGARADALLAAVGLSGKEDRLPSQLSGGECQRVAIARALSHDPPVLLADEPTGNLDSATGEQILDLFSELSGRGKTVLMVTHNKAILDRASRSIRLRDGYVEEDRVLFAAPRLAPGGNREGRGR